In a genomic window of Gambusia affinis linkage group LG04, SWU_Gaff_1.0, whole genome shotgun sequence:
- the LOC122829413 gene encoding leucine-rich repeat LGI family member 2-like produces MPHAARWSAVVFVLLCFLGAAESRRNVKCPSGCTCSKETLICVGASQIPRTIPTEINSLSVVNGSVAEITEGMFVLMPSLQLLLLNSNSLTAIKDDAFSGLSHLEYLFIERNKIDTITKNAFRGLRTLTHLSLANNKIRFLPRDLFFDLDSLLELDLRGNSFQCTCENKWLMMWLKNTNASVSDVFCAGPSDMKGKRLNDLPIPPGECISTDFVRHQSIPIQSMSADIFSFKEDIFVALAAPNSNSCVIMEWDHIEMNFRKFDNITGKSVVGCKSFLIENHVLIIITQLFGGSHIYKFDEQQNKFTKFQTIEVFNISKPNDMEVFQMDGNWYFLIVDSSKAGMSTLYKWTDLPDRNETGFYSYQFLHEWFRDTDAEIVEVDGKFYLVLASRSQSPVIYLWNKSTLKFILHSDIPNVDDVVAVKAFRVEGELYLALACYIGDSKVIKWVNKQFTEVQALPSRGAMILQPFTFADRHYLALGSDYSFTQIHLWDSETKTFHKFKDIYVQSPRSFTVVTTDRRSFIFSSSLKGKSMVFEHVFVDLSL; encoded by the exons ATGCCACATGCTGCGCGCTGGTCAgcggttgtttttgtgttgttgtgttttttaggAGCAGCGGAATCCAGAAGGAATGTTAAATGTCCTTCAGGATGCACCTGCTCCAAGGAGACTCTCATTTGCGTCGGGGCTTCCCAGATCCCCCGGACCATCCCGACGGAGATCAACTCACT AAGCGTAGTTAATGGATCCGTTGCGGAAATCACAGAGGGGATGTTTGTTCTCATGCCTTCTCTTCAGTTGCT GCTTCTCAACTCTAATTCTTTGACTGCAATCAAAGATGATGCCTTCTCCGGTCTGTCTCATCTAGAGTATTT ATTCATTGAACGAAACAAGATTGACACAATCACCAAAAATGCCTTCAGAGGTCTACGAACCCTCACCCATCT GTCCCTGGCAAATAACAAGATACGATTTCTGCCAAGAGATCTGTTCTTCGACTTGGATTCGTTGCTAGAGCT GGATCTGCGAGGCAACTCCTTCCAGTGCACTTGTGAGAACAAATGGCTGATgatgtggctgaaaaacacaaacgcCTCCGTATCAGATGTCTTTTGTGCAGGTCCCAGTGACATGAAGGGCAAGCGGCTCAATGACCTCCCTATTCCGCCGGGCGAATGCATTTCTACAG attttgtgCGTCATCAGTCTATTCCTATTCAGTCCATGTCGGcagacattttttcatttaaagaggACATCTTTGTGGCCTTGGCTGCCCCTAACTCCAACAGCTGTGTGATCATGGAGTGGGATCATATCGAAatgaatttcagaaaatttgacaACATTACAG gTAAATCTGTTGTTGGATGTAAGTCCTTTCTGATAGAAAACCACGTCCTGATTATAATCACTCAGCTCTTTGGAGGCTCCCACATTTACAAGTTTGATGAGCAGCAAAACAAGTTTACCAAGTTCCAAACCATCGAGGTCTTCAACATCTCAAAGCCGAATGACATGGAGGTCTTTCAGATGGATGGGAACTGGTATTTTCTGATTGTGGACAGTTCCAAGGCTGGCATGTCCACTCTCTACAAGTGGACTGACCTACCAGACCGCAACGAGACCGGTTTCTATTCCTACCAGTTCCTTCATGAATGGTTTCGTGATACAGACGCTGAGATTGTTGAGGTGGATGGGAAGTTCTATCTAGTTTTAGCAAGCCGCTCCCAGTCACCTGTCATCTACCTGTGGAACAAAAGCACCCTTAAGTTCATCCTTCACAGTGACATCCCAAATGTTGACGATGTAGTGGCAGTCAAAGCATTTCGAGTGGAGGGGGAGCTGTACTTGGCACTGGCTTGCTACATCGGTGACTCCAAAGTCATTAAGTGGGTCAATAAGCAGTTTACTGAGGTGCAGGCACTTCCCTCTAGAGGAGCAATGATCCTCCAACCTTTTACCTTTGCAGACAGACATTATTTAGCTCTCGGCAGTGATTACTCTTTCACGCAGATACACCTGTGGGACAGTGAGACGAAAACATTTCATAAGTTTAAGGATATTTACGTGCAGTCACCCCGTTCGTTTACTGTTGTGACCACTGATCGCAGGAGTTTCATCTTCTCCTCCAGCCTGAAGGGAAAATCCATGGTCTTTGAACATGTGTTTGTAGACCTGAGTTTGTAA
- the LOC122829415 gene encoding coiled-coil domain-containing protein 149-like isoform X1, translating to MDPSRRSESDWQGLLNEFLVCKRKLDSKKEALLILSKELDTCQQERDQYKLMANQLRERHQGLKKKYRELIDGDLSLPPDKRNQVNLAQLLTDSRERSSQLSEEIKELKQRLLEAQGDNKLLRMTITKQRLGDEEVGARHFPAHEREDLVKQLEQAREQNEVLVHSVKSLTDELQDVRAERDVFQQKAHRLNVEMNHIMGNDQSRFLDIDALCMENRYLHERLSQLQEEVNLLKGNLAKYKSALESRKNSKMSGKPNSSALTGVLSAKQVKELLLSEENGCSLPVTPQSISDLKSLATALLETIHEKNMVIQHQRQINKILGNRVAELEKKLKTLEISGLWSLPGLTYNVSLGVFGRGKDAIILNTHLPEQVESLDPPQQEGVGVSATVPNQVFATPAGSDSQEDAQTSTSLETSHLNLSEQLPEEEPANNEDCRKHDGSQTTACTVPLLSDCGPEAACLCEPHPPSSLSQRSERSEPITGRDDESEECNREVEMVQIESDMNSEINNIDRQQRDIQSDQEAHSLREDALLSRSI from the exons ATGGATCCATCCAGGAGGAGCGAAAGCGACTGGCAGGGGCTGCTTAATGAG TTCCTGGTTTGTAAGCGTAAGCTGGACAGTAAAAAGGAAGCTCTTCTGATACTGTCTAAGGAGTTAGATACCTGTCAGCAGGAGAGGGATCAATACAAACTGATGGCCAACCAGCTCCGGGAGCGACACCAGGGGCTCAAAAAGAAGTACAGAGAACTCATT GATGGAGATCTCTCTCTGCCACCTGACAAAAGGAACCAA GTGAATTTAGCTCAGCTGCTGACGGACTCCAGAGAACGAAGCAGTCAGCTTTCAGAGGAGATTAAAGAGCTCAAACAGCGACTGCTGGAAGCTCAGGGTGACAACAAG CTTCTGCGGATGACCATCACCAAGCAGAGGCTGGGGGATGAGGAGGTCGGAGCTCGGCATTTTCCAGCACATGAGAGAGAAGATCTTGTGAAACAGCTGGAGCAAGCGAGGGAACAG AACGAGGTGCTGGTGCACAGCGTAAAGTCGCTGACGGACGAGCTCCAGGATGTGCGAGCCGAGCGGGACGTGTTCCAGCAGAAGGCTCACCGGCTCAACGTTGAAATGAACCACATCATGGGGAACGATCAGAGCCGATTCCTGGATATAGACGCCCTGTGCATGGAGAACAG gtACTTGCATGAGCGACTCAGTCAACTTCAAGAAGAGGTAAACCTGCTTAAAGGAAACTTGGCGAAATACAAG AGTGCTCTGGAGAGCAGGAAGAACTCTAAAATGAGCGGCAAACCCAACAGCAGCGCTCTGACTGGAGTTCTTTCTGCTAAACAAG TGAAGGAGCTCTTGCTATCTGAGGAAAACGGCTGCAGTTTGCCAGTGACTCCTCAGTCTATCTCAGACCTCAAGTCTCTGGCAACGGCTCTGCTGGAAACCATCCACGAGAAGAACATGGTCATCCAGCACCAACGCCAAATCAACAA GATTCTTGGAAACCGAGTGGCAGAGCTggagaaaaaactcaaaactcttGAGATTTCTGGATTGTGGAGTCTTCCAG GCCTGACTTATAATGTATCTCTTGGAGTATTTGGAA GAGGAAAAGATGCCATCATCCTGAACACACATTTACCTGAACAAGTCGAATCACTTGATCCTCCCCAACAggaag GTGTCGGTGTTTCTGCAACCGTCCCAAACCAAGTCTTTGCAACCCCAGCTGGGTCAGATTCTCAAGAAGATGCACAAACGTCTACCAGCCTGGAAACATCTCATCTCAACCTTTCAGAGCAGCTGCCGGAGGAAGAACCAGCAAACAACGAAGACTGTCGTAAACACGACGGATCACAGACGACAGCTTGCACTGTTCCATTACTGAGTGACTGCGGTCCTGAAGCGGCCTGCCTGTGTGAACCCCACCCACCATCTAGTCTCAGTCAACGGTCAGAGAGATCTGAACCAATCACAGGAAGAGACGATGAGTCAGAAGAATGCAACAGGGAGGTAGAAATGGTCCAAATAGAGTCTGACATGAACAGTGAAATCAATAACATTGATAGGCAGCAGAGGGACATCCAGTCAGATCAGGAGGCACACAGTCTTCGGGAAGATGCTCTCTTGTCTCGTAGCATTTAG
- the LOC122829415 gene encoding coiled-coil domain-containing protein 149-like isoform X3, with protein MANQLRERHQGLKKKYRELIDGDLSLPPDKRNQVNLAQLLTDSRERSSQLSEEIKELKQRLLEAQGDNKLLRMTITKQRLGDEEVGARHFPAHEREDLVKQLEQAREQNEVLVHSVKSLTDELQDVRAERDVFQQKAHRLNVEMNHIMGNDQSRFLDIDALCMENRYLHERLSQLQEEVNLLKGNLAKYKSALESRKNSKMSGKPNSSALTGVLSAKQVKELLLSEENGCSLPVTPQSISDLKSLATALLETIHEKNMVIQHQRQINKILGNRVAELEKKLKTLEISGLWSLPGLTYNVSLGVFGRGKDAIILNTHLPEQVESLDPPQQEGVGVSATVPNQVFATPAGSDSQEDAQTSTSLETSHLNLSEQLPEEEPANNEDCRKHDGSQTTACTVPLLSDCGPEAACLCEPHPPSSLSQRSERSEPITGRDDESEECNREVEMVQIESDMNSEINNIDRQQRDIQSDQEAHSLREDALLSRSI; from the exons ATGGCCAACCAGCTCCGGGAGCGACACCAGGGGCTCAAAAAGAAGTACAGAGAACTCATT GATGGAGATCTCTCTCTGCCACCTGACAAAAGGAACCAA GTGAATTTAGCTCAGCTGCTGACGGACTCCAGAGAACGAAGCAGTCAGCTTTCAGAGGAGATTAAAGAGCTCAAACAGCGACTGCTGGAAGCTCAGGGTGACAACAAG CTTCTGCGGATGACCATCACCAAGCAGAGGCTGGGGGATGAGGAGGTCGGAGCTCGGCATTTTCCAGCACATGAGAGAGAAGATCTTGTGAAACAGCTGGAGCAAGCGAGGGAACAG AACGAGGTGCTGGTGCACAGCGTAAAGTCGCTGACGGACGAGCTCCAGGATGTGCGAGCCGAGCGGGACGTGTTCCAGCAGAAGGCTCACCGGCTCAACGTTGAAATGAACCACATCATGGGGAACGATCAGAGCCGATTCCTGGATATAGACGCCCTGTGCATGGAGAACAG gtACTTGCATGAGCGACTCAGTCAACTTCAAGAAGAGGTAAACCTGCTTAAAGGAAACTTGGCGAAATACAAG AGTGCTCTGGAGAGCAGGAAGAACTCTAAAATGAGCGGCAAACCCAACAGCAGCGCTCTGACTGGAGTTCTTTCTGCTAAACAAG TGAAGGAGCTCTTGCTATCTGAGGAAAACGGCTGCAGTTTGCCAGTGACTCCTCAGTCTATCTCAGACCTCAAGTCTCTGGCAACGGCTCTGCTGGAAACCATCCACGAGAAGAACATGGTCATCCAGCACCAACGCCAAATCAACAA GATTCTTGGAAACCGAGTGGCAGAGCTggagaaaaaactcaaaactcttGAGATTTCTGGATTGTGGAGTCTTCCAG GCCTGACTTATAATGTATCTCTTGGAGTATTTGGAA GAGGAAAAGATGCCATCATCCTGAACACACATTTACCTGAACAAGTCGAATCACTTGATCCTCCCCAACAggaag GTGTCGGTGTTTCTGCAACCGTCCCAAACCAAGTCTTTGCAACCCCAGCTGGGTCAGATTCTCAAGAAGATGCACAAACGTCTACCAGCCTGGAAACATCTCATCTCAACCTTTCAGAGCAGCTGCCGGAGGAAGAACCAGCAAACAACGAAGACTGTCGTAAACACGACGGATCACAGACGACAGCTTGCACTGTTCCATTACTGAGTGACTGCGGTCCTGAAGCGGCCTGCCTGTGTGAACCCCACCCACCATCTAGTCTCAGTCAACGGTCAGAGAGATCTGAACCAATCACAGGAAGAGACGATGAGTCAGAAGAATGCAACAGGGAGGTAGAAATGGTCCAAATAGAGTCTGACATGAACAGTGAAATCAATAACATTGATAGGCAGCAGAGGGACATCCAGTCAGATCAGGAGGCACACAGTCTTCGGGAAGATGCTCTCTTGTCTCGTAGCATTTAG
- the LOC122829415 gene encoding coiled-coil domain-containing protein 149-like isoform X2 translates to MDPSRRSESDWQGLLNEFLVCKRKLDSKKEALLILSKELDTCQQERDQYKLMANQLRERHQGLKKKYRELIDGDLSLPPDKRNQVNLAQLLTDSRERSSQLSEEIKELKQRLLEAQGDNKLLRMTITKQRLGDEEVGARHFPAHEREDLVKQLEQAREQNEVLVHSVKSLTDELQDVRAERDVFQQKAHRLNVEMNHIMGNDQSRFLDIDALCMENRYLHERLSQLQEEVNLLKGNLAKYKSALESRKNSKMSGKPNSSALTGVLSAKQVKELLLSEENGCSLPVTPQSISDLKSLATALLETIHEKNMVIQHQRQINKILGNRVAELEKKLKTLEISGLWSLPGGKDAIILNTHLPEQVESLDPPQQEGVGVSATVPNQVFATPAGSDSQEDAQTSTSLETSHLNLSEQLPEEEPANNEDCRKHDGSQTTACTVPLLSDCGPEAACLCEPHPPSSLSQRSERSEPITGRDDESEECNREVEMVQIESDMNSEINNIDRQQRDIQSDQEAHSLREDALLSRSI, encoded by the exons ATGGATCCATCCAGGAGGAGCGAAAGCGACTGGCAGGGGCTGCTTAATGAG TTCCTGGTTTGTAAGCGTAAGCTGGACAGTAAAAAGGAAGCTCTTCTGATACTGTCTAAGGAGTTAGATACCTGTCAGCAGGAGAGGGATCAATACAAACTGATGGCCAACCAGCTCCGGGAGCGACACCAGGGGCTCAAAAAGAAGTACAGAGAACTCATT GATGGAGATCTCTCTCTGCCACCTGACAAAAGGAACCAA GTGAATTTAGCTCAGCTGCTGACGGACTCCAGAGAACGAAGCAGTCAGCTTTCAGAGGAGATTAAAGAGCTCAAACAGCGACTGCTGGAAGCTCAGGGTGACAACAAG CTTCTGCGGATGACCATCACCAAGCAGAGGCTGGGGGATGAGGAGGTCGGAGCTCGGCATTTTCCAGCACATGAGAGAGAAGATCTTGTGAAACAGCTGGAGCAAGCGAGGGAACAG AACGAGGTGCTGGTGCACAGCGTAAAGTCGCTGACGGACGAGCTCCAGGATGTGCGAGCCGAGCGGGACGTGTTCCAGCAGAAGGCTCACCGGCTCAACGTTGAAATGAACCACATCATGGGGAACGATCAGAGCCGATTCCTGGATATAGACGCCCTGTGCATGGAGAACAG gtACTTGCATGAGCGACTCAGTCAACTTCAAGAAGAGGTAAACCTGCTTAAAGGAAACTTGGCGAAATACAAG AGTGCTCTGGAGAGCAGGAAGAACTCTAAAATGAGCGGCAAACCCAACAGCAGCGCTCTGACTGGAGTTCTTTCTGCTAAACAAG TGAAGGAGCTCTTGCTATCTGAGGAAAACGGCTGCAGTTTGCCAGTGACTCCTCAGTCTATCTCAGACCTCAAGTCTCTGGCAACGGCTCTGCTGGAAACCATCCACGAGAAGAACATGGTCATCCAGCACCAACGCCAAATCAACAA GATTCTTGGAAACCGAGTGGCAGAGCTggagaaaaaactcaaaactcttGAGATTTCTGGATTGTGGAGTCTTCCAG GAGGAAAAGATGCCATCATCCTGAACACACATTTACCTGAACAAGTCGAATCACTTGATCCTCCCCAACAggaag GTGTCGGTGTTTCTGCAACCGTCCCAAACCAAGTCTTTGCAACCCCAGCTGGGTCAGATTCTCAAGAAGATGCACAAACGTCTACCAGCCTGGAAACATCTCATCTCAACCTTTCAGAGCAGCTGCCGGAGGAAGAACCAGCAAACAACGAAGACTGTCGTAAACACGACGGATCACAGACGACAGCTTGCACTGTTCCATTACTGAGTGACTGCGGTCCTGAAGCGGCCTGCCTGTGTGAACCCCACCCACCATCTAGTCTCAGTCAACGGTCAGAGAGATCTGAACCAATCACAGGAAGAGACGATGAGTCAGAAGAATGCAACAGGGAGGTAGAAATGGTCCAAATAGAGTCTGACATGAACAGTGAAATCAATAACATTGATAGGCAGCAGAGGGACATCCAGTCAGATCAGGAGGCACACAGTCTTCGGGAAGATGCTCTCTTGTCTCGTAGCATTTAG